In a genomic window of Branchiostoma lanceolatum isolate klBraLanc5 chromosome 12, klBraLanc5.hap2, whole genome shotgun sequence:
- the LOC136445814 gene encoding chymotrypsinogen A-like encodes MFRLVRVLCLSLTCGLVLSAAPTFKGNEKANCGGVYKDKAGAIESPGWPQNYPARLHCVYEIGVLPGRKITLQFAAFHLRPRVGRRCLDRLRVYDGDDLIGGRVFCGREISPTRSFTSKTSKVTVVFTTHRRSPLRGFRGFRATYSSAYFECGVPVFPRRPRSRSTETKIAGGNVAAPGSYPWQVSLRLGGKDGKDHACGGALLNENWVVTAAICVRNAETHSTWVVFGEHNMNNSPEWKETVKVQKIIVHPQYDPWTHESDIALLKVKSPVSLNDYVLPICLPEPKFEFDLPGTNVTITGWGKTSKDGEPSSFLRQADVPVTTICPHWWDDFTDMMQVCTGYGYPEGGPGPCIGDAGGPVVVFASEEPAYLLGIVSGYGFPCGHWYPSVSIRVSSVIEWIHNIMDENP; translated from the coding sequence ATGTTCCGTCTGGTTCGTGTCTTGTGTCTCTCTCTCACCTGCGGGCTCGTCTTGAGCGCTGCGCCGACCTTCAAAGGCAACGAGAAGGCGAACTGCGGCGGTGTTTACAAGGATAAAGCCGGAGCCATCGAGTCCCCAGGCTGGCCCCAAAATTACCCAGCCCGACTCCACTGTGTGTACGAGATTGGCGTTCTGCCCGGGAGGAAAATCACCCTGCAGTTTGCCGCCTTCCACTTGCGCCCACGGGTGGGCAGGAGGTGTCTGGACCGGCTGAGGGTTTATGACGGGGACGACCTGATCGGTGGCCGGGTCTTCTGTGGAAGGGAAATCTCCCCTACCCGCTCTTTCACGTCAAAGACCAGCAAAGTGACGGTGGTTTTCACGACTCACCGGAGAAGCCCCCTAAGAGGCTTCCGTGGATTCAGGGCCACCTACAGCAGCGCGTACTTCGAGTGTGGCGTGCCCGTCTTTCCCAGGAGGCCGCGGAGCCGGAGCACTGAGACCAAGATCGCTGGAGGTAACGTGGCGGCACCGGGCAGCTATCCTTGGCAAGTTTCCCTCCGTCTAGGTGGTAAGGATGGGAAGGATCACGCCTGTGGCGGGGCTTTGTTGAATGAGAACTGGGTTGTCACCGCCGCGATATGCGTTCGTAACGCAGAGACACATTCTACTTGGGTGGTTTTTGGAGAGCACAATATGAACAACAGCCCAGAGTGGAAGGAGACAGTCAAAGTCCAGAAGATCATTGTACATCCTCAATACGACCCCTGGACTCATGAAAGCGACATCGCCCTGCTGAAGGTAAAATCCCCAGTATCTCTGAATGATTACGTCCTGCCGATCTGCCTCCCAGAACCCAAATTTGAATTTGACTTGCCCGGGACCAATGTCACCATTACCGGGTGGGGGAAAACCTCCAAAGATGGAGAACCGTCCTCCTTCTTGCGACAGGCCGATGTGCCGGTAACCACAATATGCCCACATTGGTGGGACGACTTTACAGATATGATGCAAGTGTGCACAGGGTACGGGTACCCTGAAGGCGGGCCGGGCCCGTGCATTGGAGACGCCGGCGGCCCCGTAGTGGTCTTCGCGTCCGAAGAGCCTGCTTACCTACTCGGGATCGTTAGCGGCTATGGTTTCCCATGTGGGCATTGGTATCCGTCTGTGAGCATTAGGGTGTCTTCGGTCATCGAATGGATCCACAACATCATGGACGAAAACCCGTAA
- the LOC136445581 gene encoding trypsin-1-like gives MFRLVRVLCLSLSFRLALSAAPTFEGNEKVNCGGVYKNKRGAIESPGWPQNYPARLHCVYEIGVLPGRKITLQFAAFHLRPRVGRRCLDRLRLYDGDNFIGGRVFCGREISPTRAFTSKTSKVTVIFTTHRRRGIRGFPGFRATYSSAYYECGVPVFHRRPWSRRTGNKIVGGETVNKGSFPWQVSLQVGSKHFCGGTLVSQNLVITAAHCIIDVGSRSIRAVVGEHDINKPESKAIAKVRNIIVYPQYNAKTLENDIALLKLDFPVPLNDYIQPICLPEPGMQTPAGTVVTTTGWGALTFGGDITSILHQVDAQVVGDEECREMISGYINFPIFETSMCTRPQDTVVDACQGDSGGPVVVFPSDGPAYLVGIASWSIGCGKPDIAGVNTEVSYFVPWIYDIMDKNT, from the coding sequence ATGTTCCGCCTTGTTCGTGTCTTGTGTCTATCTCTCTCCTTTCGGCTCGCCTTGAGCGCTGCACCAACATTCGAGGGCAACGAGAAGGTCAACTGCGGCGGCGTTTACAAGAATAAACGGGGAGCCATCGAGTCCCCAGGCTGGCCCCAAAATTACCCAGCCCGACTCCACTGTGTGTACGAGATTGGCGTTCTGCCCGGGAGGAAAATCACCCTGCAGTTTGCCGCCTTCCACTTGCGCCCACGGGTGGGCAGGAGGTGTCTGGACCGACTGAGGCTTTATGACGGGGACAACTTTATCGGTGGCCGGGTCTTCTGTGGAAGGGAAATCTCCCCTACCCGCGCTTTCACGTCAAAGACCAGCAAAGTGACGGTGATTTTCACGACTCACCGGAGAAGGGGGATAAGAGGCTTCCCTGGGTTCAGGGCCACCTACAGCAGCGCGTACTACGAGTGTGGCGTCCCCGTCTTTCACAGACGGCCGTGGAGCCGGCGCACCGGGAACAAGATCGTAGGAGGTGAAACAGTGAATAAAGGCAGCTTTCCCTGGCAAGTTTCCCTCCAGGTAGGAAGCAAGCACTTCTGTGGTGGGACCTTGGTGAGCCAAAACTTGGTGATCACCGCCGCACACTGCATTATTGATGTAGGGTCTCGCTCTATTCGGGCGGTAGTTGGCGAGCACGATATAAACAAACCGGAGTCGAAGGCGATAGCCAAAGTAAGGAATATCATTGTTTATCCTCAATACAACGCCAAGACTCTAGAAAACGACATCGCCCTGCTGAAGTTGGACTTTCCTGTACCTCTGAATGATTACATTCAGCCAATTTGCCTCCCCGAACCCGGCATGCAGACTCCGGCCGGCACTGTGGTCACCACGACCGGATGGGGCGCACTCACCTTTGGTGGTGATATTACATCCATTCTTCATCAAGTCGACGCGCAGGTAGTAGGGGATGAAGAATGTAGGGAAATGATCTCCGGCTATATCAATTTCCCCATTTTTGAAACCAGTATGTGCACAAGGCCTCAAGACACTGTGGTGGACGCGTGTCAAGGAGACAGCGGCGGTCCCGTGGTGGTCTTCCCGTCCGATGGGCCTGCTTACCTGGTAGGGATCGCCAGCTGGAGTATTGGCTGTGGAAAACCGGACATAGCAGGGGTGAACACAGAGGTGTCATATTTCGTGCCCTGGATCTACGACATTATGGACAAAAACACTTGA